In the genome of Burkholderiales bacterium, one region contains:
- a CDS encoding glycosyltransferase: MRVPEVSVVIPVYNEEAALPALFARLYPALDGLKRSYEVIFVNDGSRDRSAALLAEQFEKRPDVTRVILLNGNFGQHLAILAGFQHVRGERIVTLDADLQNPPEEIGKLLARMDEGFDYVGSIRRQRRDSAWRHWASRAMNLLRERITHVKMTDQGCMLRAYSRQIVDLINGTSEVNTFIPALAYTFARNPTEVVVEHEERAAGESKYSLYRLIRLNFDLMTAFSIVPLQMFSLFGIAVSLLSAAFFVFLAIRRLIVGPEAEGLFTLFAILFFLIGIALFGIGLLGEYVGRIYQQVRTRPRYVIQAILERPQADGTR, encoded by the coding sequence ATGAGGGTACCGGAGGTCTCGGTGGTGATCCCGGTCTACAACGAGGAGGCGGCCCTGCCTGCATTGTTTGCCCGCCTTTATCCGGCTCTGGATGGGCTCAAACGCAGTTACGAAGTGATTTTCGTCAACGACGGCAGCCGTGACCGTTCCGCCGCGCTGCTTGCGGAACAGTTCGAAAAGCGGCCGGACGTCACCCGGGTGATCCTCCTCAACGGCAACTTCGGCCAGCATCTGGCCATCCTCGCCGGCTTCCAGCATGTACGGGGCGAGCGCATCGTCACCCTGGATGCCGATCTGCAGAACCCCCCGGAGGAAATCGGCAAACTCCTCGCCCGCATGGATGAGGGCTTCGACTACGTGGGCTCCATCCGCCGCCAGCGCAGGGACAGCGCCTGGCGCCATTGGGCCTCACGGGCGATGAACCTGCTACGGGAACGCATCACCCATGTGAAAATGACCGACCAGGGCTGCATGCTGCGCGCCTACAGCCGGCAGATCGTCGATCTCATCAATGGCACCTCGGAAGTGAACACCTTCATTCCCGCCCTGGCCTACACCTTCGCCCGCAACCCCACCGAGGTAGTGGTGGAGCATGAGGAGCGCGCGGCGGGGGAATCCAAGTATTCCCTCTACCGGCTGATCCGGCTCAATTTCGATCTGATGACCGCCTTTTCCATCGTGCCGCTGCAGATGTTCTCCCTCTTCGGTATCGCCGTCTCCCTGCTGTCGGCCGCCTTCTTCGTCTTCCTGGCCATTCGCCGCCTGATCGTCGGGCCGGAGGCGGAGGGGCTGTTCACCCTCTTTGCCATTCTCTTCTTCCTCATCGGCATTGCCCTCTTCGGCATCGGCCTTTTGGGCGAATACGTGGGCCGCATCTATCAGCAGGTACGCACGCGGCCACGCTATGTCATCC